The stretch of DNA CGGCGCGCCGAGAAGTCGGGGCGAACGGATCTGCCACTGAAAATGTGGTGCTTCCCGTATCTGTCGTATGTTGCCCTCGCGCTGCTCGCCGCGGTCGCGGTGCTGGCGTTGTTCGACGACGCCGCACGCAACCAGCTGTTCGCGACGCTCACGTTCACCTGCGCGATCACCCTGGCCTGCTGGGTGCTCGGGCGTCGGCAGCGCGCCGCGGCCGCCGACGGCACACCGGAGAAGACACCCGAGACCGTCGGCTGACCGGACGCCGCCGCGGTCTCACGGACGTCGAGGGGTCGTCCGTGAGACAGCGCGGTCTCCCGCTCAGCGGACACTTTCCGATCGTCGCATGACCTGCTGCCCTACCGTCGACCGCACAGAACGAAGGGGCCGGGAATGACCACACCACCAGACGTTTTCGCTCCGGCCACCCTGGGTCCCCTCACGTTGCGCAACCGGATCATCAAATCCGCCACGTTCGAGGGGCGCACGCCCGACGCACTCGTCACGGACGAACTGATCGAGTTCCACCGCCGACCCGCTGCGGGTGGTGTGGGGATGTCGACGGTGGCCTATTGCGCCGTGGCACCCGAGGGTCGCACCGAACGCGGGCAGTTGTGGATGCGCCCCGACGCGGTGCCCGGGCTGCGCAGGCTCACCGACGCCATCCACGCCGAGGGTGCCGCCGCGAGTGCGCAGCTCGGTCACGCCGGACCCGTCGCGAACGAGAAGTCCACCGGACTGCCCGCGCTCGCACCGTCCCGGTCGTTCAACCCGTTGAGCATGCGGATGATCCGCAGCGCCACGGCCGCCGACATCGCCAGGATCACCACCGCCCACGGCACCGCGGCGCGGATCGCGGTCGAGTCCGGTTTCGACGCCGTCGAGATCCACTTCGGCCACAACTACTTCGCCAGTGCGTTTCTCAGCCCGAAGCTGAACCGCCGCACCGATTCCTACGGCGGATCACTGGAGAACCGGGCCCGGGTGGTGCGCGACGTCGCCCGGACCGTGCGCGACGCCGTCGGCGGCCGGGTCGCGATCCTCGCCAAACTCAACATGGACGACGGCGTGCCCGGCGGCTTCTGGCTCGACGAGGCCATCCAGGTGGCCCGGCTGCTCGAGCGCGACGGCAGCGTCGATGCCCTCGAACTCACCATGGGCAGTTCACTTCTCAACCCGATGTATCTGTTCAAGGGTGACGCACCGGTACGGGAGTTCGCGGCCGCCATGCCGCAGCCAGTTCGCCTCGGCGTCCAACTGGTCGGGAAGTCGATGATCCACACCTACCCCTACCGCGACCTGTTCATGCTCGAGCACGCCCGCCAGATCCGTGCGGCGGTGACGTTGCCGCTCGTCCTGCTCGGCGGCGTCACCGACCGGGCGGGCATGGACACCGCCATGGCCGAGGGCTTCGAATTCGTCGCCATGGCCCGGGCACTACTGCGCGAACCCGACCTGGTGAACCGCATCCGGTCCGAACCCCGCACCCAGTCACTGTGCATCCACTGCAACAAATGCATGCCCACCATCTTCAGCGGCGCGCGCTGCGTGCTCGTCGAATAGTCGGCGGCTACCAGCTGGTCTGCGCCAGAACGGCATCCAGCGCCCCGTAGCTCTCGTTCATGCCGCCTTCCATGCCGGACTGCAGCATGCCGTCGCGCTCTTCCGGGGTGTGGAACTGGCTGACCACGGACAGCTGGGTGCGCCCGTCCCCGAGGTCGGTGTACGTGTTGTTCTCGATGATGACGTGGCCGGGCATGCCGTCCCACTCGAAGGTGTACACCAGACGCTCCTCCGGGGTGATCTCCCGGAAGCGCCCCTCGAATCCGTGGGAGTCGCCGTCCGCGTGTTCGACGACGCGCCAGTGCCCGCCGCGCTCGAATTCCCAGCGCTCGACGTCGAGGCGGTTGCCGCGACCCCACCACTGCGCCAACAGTTCCGGTTTCGTGAACGCCGCCCACACCCGGTCGCGCGGGGCGTTGAAGACGCGTTCGACGTGGATTTCCCGGTCCGTGGGCGTCGAGAGGGTGGCGGTCGTGGGACTCTGCGAGGTGCTCATGACGTGCCTTCCGTTCGATTGAGGAATTCGTCCAGACGATTCAGCCGCCCGTCGAGCGACCGCTGATAGTCACGGATCCAGGCCACCTCATGCTCGAGGGAATTGGACCCCAACATGCAGTACCGCACCCGGCCCCGTTTCTCGGTCACGACCATCCCCGCCCCTTCGAGCAGCCGCACATGTTTCTTGATGCCGGTGAGCGTCATCTCGAAGAGTTCGGCGAGGTCGCTGATCGTGCACGCGCCTTCGCCGAGCCGGTCGAGAATCCCACGCCGGGTGGGGTCTGCCAGCGCAGCGAACGTGGCGTCGAATGCGGAATGCTGAACCATCTAGTTCAGTGTTGCATGCGCCCACGACTCCGTCAACGGTTTTCGACTTCACACCCACGGCATCTCGGAGCCGGTACGGATCGGTAACGAATCCGGACGACCCGCCAGTCGGTGCGATGGACGTCTCCAGCGCGTCGTTAGCGTCGAATCCGTCGAGACACTTCGGGCGCGGAGGGGGCGGGATGGACACACCGACGTTCCCTCGCCGTCCGGCGATCGTGGTGGCGCTGGCGGTGTGCGCGACGGCGGCCGTCGTTCTGGTGCTCGGCACCGTCGACCCGCGGACACCGGAGATCGGATTGCTCGCCGGCGGCGCCGACCTGCACGTCTACCGCGACGGCGGCTGGCGCGTCCTGCACGGCATGCCGCTCTACAGCGGTCCCGTCGTGCTGGGTTTGCTGTACACGTACACCCCATTCTCGGCGATCGCGTTCGTGCCGCTCGAACGGATACCGGGCGCGTACGTCGACAACATCTGGATGGTCGCCAACCTGGGTGTGCTGGCGGGATGCATCCTCCTGTGCTGGCGCATCCTCGGTTACCGGACCACGCCGCACCTGGTGCTGGTCACGTTCCTGATGACGGCGGCGTGCACGTTCCTCGAACCGGTGCGGACAACGCTCTTCTACGGTCAGATCAATCTCGCGCTGATGCTGTGGGTGCTGTGGGACTTCTCCCGTCCCGAGCGCAGCATCCTGCGCGGGGTGGGCATCGGACTGGGCGCCGGGATCAAGCTGACGCCCGCCTACTTCGTGATCCCGCTCCTCGCGCTGCGGCACTGGCGAGCCGCGGCGGTCGCAACGTCCGTCTTCGCGGGCACCGTCGCCCTCGCGTGGGTGCTGGTGCCGGGCGACTCGCGCCGGTACTGGACTGCCACATTCTTCGACTCGACCCGCATCGCCGACGACGCGCATCCGTCCAACCAATCGCTGCGCGGAGTGCTCGCGCGACTCACGGACGGTCAATCGCCTCCATGGTTGTGGCTGCTGCTTGCCGGAGGCGTCGCGATCGTCAGCGTGGTCGTGTCGGTGCGCCTGTACGAACGCGGCGAGCGACTGCTGTCGGTGGTGCTCGGTGGCCTCACCGCCGCCGTGGTGTCGCCCTATTCGTGGAGCCATCACTGGGTGTGGCTGGTGCCGCTGCTGGTGTACATCGTGCACCGCGCGGTCTCGGGGAGCGGACGCTGGTGGTTTGCGTGGGCCGCGCTGTTCGCGTCGACGGCGGCGTGGCCATACTGGTGGAGCGCGGACTTCGCCGTCGTCGGACTGTTCCTGTTTCCACCGTCATGGCCGGTCGCGGTACTTCTACAGAACATCTATGTGCTCGTGTACGTCCCGGTCCTCGCCGCGGCGATCCGGATGGTCACCCGGCGCACGCAGACTCGGCCGGTTCTGACATCGGTCGCGACCGAGCCGCCGGCACCGGACGACGCCGCTCTGCTCGACTACCGCGAGTCTGCGTGACCAGCACATACCGCGACTTGTAGCAAATTGCTACACTTGGCGTCGGTGGTTGTGCGGCGCCTCGAGGAGGAATTATGAAGAAAATTGCCGACAAGGTAACCAGATTCTCGTCGGACCTCGTCGATGCCGCGTCGACCGAAGGTGAGCGGGAGAATCGCTCCGCTCGCCAGCAGCTCGAACACTGGGCCCGCGTGGGCCGCGAAGTGTCGAATCAGCGTCACGTGGCACGTCGCCGCGTGGAGGCCGCTCTCACCGGACGAGTGCCGTTGAGCGAGCTGTCCGTCGAGGAAGGGGTAGTGTTCAACGCCGAGATCTCGGCGGCGCTCGAAGAATCGTTGGCCACCGGCAATCACGTTGCTGAACGCGCAGGTCGGGGGCTGTCAACGGTCGCGCTCGACGAGCAAGGCCGCGTCGTCAAGTACCTGCCTGACGGTACGCAGATTCTTCTGTGAGGCGTCTCGATCTCATCGTCGGGCCCAACGGCGCCGGCAAGACGACCTTCGCCGAACAACGCCTTGCACCGCTCCTACCCGGAAGTGCGTTCGTCAATGCCGATTTGATCGCCGCGGACCGGTGGCCGGGCAGCGCCGAACAACACTCGTACGAGGCCGCGCGGATCGCGGCAACCATCCGCGACACGTTGATCGAGCGTGGCGAGTCGTTCATCGCGGAGACGGTCTTCTCGCATCCATCGAAACTCGAACTGATCGACCGGGCGCGACGTGCCGGGTATGTCGTGGTGCTCCACGTGATCCTCGTCCCGGTCGAGTTGTCGGTAGCCCGTGTGGTCGAACGGGTGGCCGAGGGTGGGCACTCGGTGCCCGAGGACAAGATCCGCGAACGATTCAAGCGGCTGTGGCCGCTGGTGGCCGAAGCGATCGACCGCTCCGACCACGCAACCGTGTACGACAACACCGCTCCGGACGTGACGCGGATCGTCGCACGGTACGTCGACGGACACGAAGCCGGTAAAATCACCTGGCCTGCATGGACTCCGGCGGAGTTGACCACGCAACCTCCTCGGTCGTGACGAACCCACCCGCACCGGAACCGTCGGACTCCCGTCGCGTACCGCGTGACGGCGCGGCCTTTCCGTACCCCGTGACCCGCGGTCAGGAATACCCTGGCAAGTGCATGCCCTTCACACCTGGAATCCGCCCGCCCGGAATCGACCCGCCATGAACGATCGCCCGCCGAGTGATTCGACGGTCGCCTCTGGGCCGCCCACCGAACTGGGCCAGGACACTCAGCTGCCACCGTCGGCGACGACGTCGGGCGCCGAACCGGTGTTCGTCGTCGAGAGCGGCGTCGAGCGCCTCGTCGCGGATTGGGAATCCTCCGGTTCGCCCGCCGCACTCACCGAGTATCTGCCCGACACCGCCGCGATCAGGCGTGCCGCGCTGATCGAGCTGATCAAGGTGGACCTCGAATACCGGTGGCTGCGCTCGGGCCGCCCGAAGCGCATCGCCGACTACTGCCTCGACTTCCCGGAACTGCTCGCCGCGCCGTTGCCGCCGGAACTCGTCTACCTCGAGTACCGGGTTCGGCGCCTGAGTGGCGTCGAGGTCGAACCCGACGAGTACCTCGCCGAATACCCGCAGCAGGCGGCCCAGTTCGAGAGTCTCCTCGAACACGACCGGCGCACCCTGGACCGCCGCACCGCCGCCGCCGAACTCGGACCGCGGGACGACCTCGACGTCGGGAAGCGTCTCGACGATTTCGATCTCATGGTGGAGCTGGGCCGCGGCGCGTTCGCCCGGGTATTCCTCGCCCGGCAGCGGTCGATGCAGCGGTGGGTGGCGCTCAAGATCTCCCGCAACATCGGCAACGAGCCGCAGATGCTGGCCCAGCTCGACCATCCCTACATCGTCCGCGTCTTCGACCAGCGCCTGCTGGAGGACCGCCAGCTGCGGGTGCTGTTCATGGAATACGTGCCCGGCGGCACCCTCCTCGACGTGGTGCGGCTGGTCCGCAAGACCCCACCCGAGCAGCGGTCGGGGAAGCTGCTCCTCGATTCGATCGACCGCATCCTCGAGGCGAGAGGCGAGATCCGGCCCGAGTACTCGAGTGTGCGGGACGACATCGCCGCCCTGTCGTGGCCGGAGACGGTCGCGTGGATCGGGCTCCGGCTGGCCGACGCACTCGAGTACGCGCGCGACCACGGTGTCCTGCACCGCGACATCAAGCCGGCGAACGTGCTCCTGGGCCTCGAAGGCATCCCCAAGCTGGCCGATTTCAACGTCAGTTCGAGCGACAGCGTCGAGACGCCCGGCGCCGGCGGATTCATCGGCGGCTCCGTCGCCTACATGTCGCCCGAGCAACTGGAAGCGGTCGACCCGGGCTCCCCGCGGACCGCCTCCGACCTCGACACCCGCAGCGACATCTTCGCGCTGGGAGTCATGCTGTGGGAACTCCTGACCGGGGCGCGGCCGTTCCCCGACGACGACGGAACCGGGTCGCCGCCGTCGCCGAGGGCACTACTCGAATCGCGTTGCCGGGGAGTGGACCCGGGGCGGTCGCCGTTGCCCGAAGACTGTCCGGCCGCGCTGCGACGCGTCCTCGTGAAGTCGCTGGCCCCGGACCGGAACGACCGATGGTCGAGCGGCCGGAAGCTGACCCGTCAGTTCGCGCTCTGCCTCGATCCGCACGCCCGCGAGCTCGTCGACCCTCCGCCGGGAAGCCTGCGGTCCACGATGTGGCGGTGGGCGCTGCCGATCGTGATCGCCGCCGTCGGCATCCCGAACCTGCTGGCCGCCGGTTACAACTACTACTACAACAAGGTGCTGATCATCGCCACGCTGCCGGTCGAGGCGCAGCAGGACCTCGAGTTCGTCCATCTGGTGATCGGTGGTGTCGCGTTTCCGCTGGGCGCGGTCCTGATCGTGTATTGGTGTCGCCTCGCGTTCACGGTGCCGCGCGGTCTCCGTCACGGCCGCTCGTACAGTCCGGTGGTGCTGGGCAAGGCCCGGGCCGCGACGCTCGGCCTCGGCGACCGGGCGGTCGTGGTCAGCTTCGGACTGTGGGTGGTCGCCGGCGTCGCCTACCCGGTCGCGCTGCAGCTGACCGCCGGCGGAATCCCGTTCCGCGCGTACACGCAACTCCTCGCATCGCTCGCCGTGTGCGGGGCGGTCGCCCTCGCCTACCCGTTCTTCATCCTCACCTTCTACGCCGTGCGGTGCCTGTCCCCGATCCTGTTGTCGCACGGAGAGTTGCGCAAGAGCGACGGCTACCGCATTCGCGCCCTCGGCCGGAGCCTCCCCCGGTACCTCGCGGTCGCGGCGTCCGTCCCGCTGATCGGCGTCGCCGGGCTCAGCTTCGTCGGCGGAAACACCGGCGACGCCGTCAACGCGACGGTGCGCGTGCTGTGCTTGGGAGGCATCTTGGCCTTCATCGGCGTGTACCAGTTGTTCCGGCGGATCGAGAGCGACCTGCGCGCGCTCGAGCGGGTGGTGTGGCTGGAGGTGCCGGGTTCGCCGTCCAGGCGGCGCCGGTAGCGATCGGGTGAGAAAGAAAAAGGGCCCTGGCGCTGCCGGGTCGGGGTCCGACAGCGCCATGGGCTCAACCTGTATTTCTCTCGAGAGCCCCTCCGCGTTACACCCTATTTGCCGCGCCCCCGGCGAGGCCGCCCATCGTCATGTCGTAGAGGACGGTGGCCAGCTCGTTTCGCCGGTCACGGAGGTCCCGGCGGAGGTATTCGAGACCCACTTCGCGATAGCTGACGGTGAGCACCAGCAGCAGCGCGTCGAGGTCCACACCCGGTCCGATCGCGGACGGGTTCACCGTCACATACGTACGGAGGAGGTCGCGGGACCGTTCTTCGATCCGGACGGAACGGTGAGCCGACAGCGTCAGGTGCGGGGCGTCGTTGAGCAACGACGCGAGGATGTCGCGATAGCGGTCGAGGACCGCGAGAAGCTGGACCTGCAGGGCGGCGTCTTTCAGGAACGTCCCCTGCGCGACGGCCTCCTCGAGATTGGCCCCGAGGGAGGCGGTGGCCTCCTCCATGATCTGGTCGATCAGCACCTCGATGATCTCGTCCTTGTTCGCGAAGTACTGATACAACGAACCCTTCGAAATGCCCGCGGCTTCCGCGATCGCGTTCGTGCTGCAGGCGGTGTATCCCTTGGTCCGCAAAACCTGACCAGTTGCCGACAGGATGCGCGCGACCGTCTCCTGCGAACGCTGCTGAGAAGGGTTTTTCCGCTGGCCAGTGGCCATTCGCTCAGCCTCCACGATTCGTTCCGCAATGCGACTTGTACCCGTCCAATTCGGTGGAGTGAACTGTAACTCACAGCAGTTTTCGACGACCGAATCGAGTGCATCGGCAATGACAGACACGCAGTCTCGCGAGTTCGCGCCCGGCTTCTCCGACTTCACGCCGCCGCGGCGGTTCGACCTGGACTCGGAGTGGGGCCGCCGCTCGATGCGGACGCTGTCGAAGTTCGTGCACGGCGACCCGACGCCCACCGCGGCGGAACGGGAACTCCACGCCAGAGCGGTCGTCAGCCAGGACGAGACCGGCGCCGCACTGGCGCGGGCGATCCTCGTCGACGAGACCGTCACGATGGCCCAGTTCTCCCAGGCCCTGTCCGCAGGCATCGGCAGCGTGCCCGACGCCGCACCCCCACTGACCGCGTTCTTCCACGCCGTCGACCACCGGCCGTCGTGGGTCGACGACCGGCGGCTCGAACGCGGTGCCGCCGTGTGCCTGCGCAGCGGAATGACGGGACTCGACCTCCTCGCGACCGGTTCGCTGATGAACGGGTACCGCAGCGCGGCCACGTCCCGCCAACTCGTGGCCACCGGCAGGCTCGTCGGCGACGGCGCCGGTCAGCGAGTCGCCGAGACCGTCCGGTGGTGGTACGAGTGCGTCCTGCCCGGTGGCATGGACCGCGACCGCCGCGGCTGGCAACTGTCGGTGCACGTCCGGTTGATGCACGCCTTCGTCAATCTCACCCTGTTGCAGGACGAGGACTGGGACGTCTCCGACTGGGGCATGCCGATCAACCAGTCGGACCAGGCCGGCACCCTCGCCCTCTTCTCGACGACGTTCCTCGTCGGACTCCGCTCACTCGGCGTGTGGGTCTCGGCCGACGAGGGCAGAGACGTCATGCACCTGTGGCGGTACATCGGCTGGCTGATGGGCATCGACGAGCACTGGCTGGTCGACGACGAGAACACCGGCCGCCGCAACATGTGCCAGATCGGGATGTTCGCACCCGGCCCGGACGAGAACTCCCGGGTGCTGGCCGACTCGCTGCAGAAGTCGTGGGCCACGTTCCACTACCCGTATGCGGAGTCCCTGCGCCGGCGGCTCAACCGCCAGCGTCTGCTCAGCATTCAGCGGCTGTTCTCGGGCAAGAAGGGCATGCGCGAACTCGGGTTGCCGATCGTGCCCGCCTGGTTCGTGCCGCTGGCACTGGCCGGGAACGGGACGATGCACGGGGCGGCGCGGCTGAGTCCGGCAGTCCGGGACCGCGTCGGCCGGCGGTCCCGGCGTCGGGTGGAGGCGTGGCTCGCCGCGAACGAGAAGTAGCCGCGGCTCAGTGGCGCTCGTAGATGCCGCGAACGAACGCGGCCTGTCCTGCGTGCTGGAGGTCGTCGGAGACCACGCTGATCAACCGGACACCGAGCGTCACCGGCGGATCCCAATTCTCGTCGACGACGCGGTCGAGGTCGTCCGCACCGATCGACTGGACGTAATCGACGGTGCGGTCGTGCACGGCGTCGTGATACTCCCGGAGGAGGCCGGCCCCGGACTGCACCCGGGCCACCTCGTCCGAGGAGTGCCCATACCCGATCGCGGCAACCGGGAACGGAAGGCCGAAACGCTCCACCCACCCGCCGGACGTCCACACCTGCTCGGTGCCCGCGACACCGGCGACGTGGTCGTCCTGCACGCGCGTCAGATGCCAGATCAGCCAGGCGATGGTGTTCGCCTTCGCGTCCACCCGAAACGTGAGGGCGTCGGCAGGGAGATCGGCCAGCGTGGAATGCACGGTCTCTTGAATGCGATCGAAAGCGTCGGTCAACAGCGCACTATGGTCCACGATCTTCCTTTCGTCGTGTTCACCTCACGTTCCACTATGACGCCACCCGGGCTCGCACAGAGCAGAGTCAGCCGACTCGATCCGGCGGCGAGCCAGGATTCGCGCGGCACGATCGGTGTCGCCGTCATCGCTCTCGGCGAGAGAGTAGACCTCGGCAAGTGTGTCTCCGATGCGCCGGCCCCGTATTGTCCGTCGCTGTCGTGAATTCGATCAGTGTCAATAGTGGTAACGACAGGCCGCAATGCGGATCTGGTCGTCGACGATCTTGTACACCAGCCGGTGCTCGTCAGTGATGCGTCGGGACCAGTAGCCCTGGAAGCCGTGTTTGAGGGGCTCAGGTTTGCCGATTCCGTCGTTTCCGTTGCGTTCGATGTCCTTGACCAGCGTGTTGATCCGCTTGACGATTTTGCGATCCTGCGCCTGCCACCAGACGTAGTCCTCCCACGCGGACTCGTCCCAGACAAGTTTCATTCAGCTAGATCCCGGACAGTTCCCCCGCCGGCTTCCAGACGATCGATCGATGCCAACAGCCGACGTGCGTTCTCCGGATTCCTGAGCAGATAGGCCGCTTCCTTCAGGGACTCGTAGTCATCGAGGGAGACCATCACCACCGGTTCGTGCCCCGCTCGCGTGATCACGATTTCTTCGCGATCATCGACGACGGCGTTGAGGACCTCGGCGTACCTCGCGCGCGATTCCGAATAGGTCATGGTTCGCATGAGTGCACCTCCCACAGGTTACGTACAAAAAATTGTACGCACGGGATGGTTGGTTTCGCAACCAACCCGGTCCGCTATAAGGACCGGAGTCGAGCGTCGGCCAGATCGTCGTGCAGGTCGAGAGGACCGCCATCCGCCCGTTCCTGCCGATCGGACTCACGCAGGACGTCGAGGTGGCATGCATCCGGGCGCAAGAGCGGACGGACCGGCCGGCATGGGCCGGGCGCACGCCCCTCTCCATCGTGCTCGGCGGAGGCGGCGTCGTGCATGCAGTCGAGGATGCCGCGGGGAACGTCCGGCCACCCGGGCTGCCAGTCGACGCCCTCAGACCAGCGAAAGAAGCAATCACCTACGACTGGAATCCAATTCCGGCTCGGGGCTGACGGTCTCGTCCGGCTCCGGGGCCGACGCGAGCTTGCTCGGCCACCAGATCTTCTGGCCGATGTCGACGGTGAGGGCGGGTACGAGGAGTGACCGCACGAGGAGTGCGTCGAGGAGCACACCGAACGCGACGATGAAGGCGATCTGCGCGAGGAAGATCAGCGGGATGACGGCCAGCGCCGAGAACGTCGCCGCCAGAACCACTCCCGCCGACGTGATCACTCCCCCGGTGACGGTCAGTCCGCGCAGCGCTCCGCGGCGGGTGCCGATGCGCCGGGCCTCTTCCCGGACGCGGGTCATGAGGAAGATGTTGTAGTCGATTCCGAGGGCGACGAGGAATACGAACGCGAACAGCGGGACGACGGGGTCGGCGCCCGGGAATCCGAAGATGTGCTCGAAGACCAGGGACGAGATGCCCAGCGTCGCAGCGAAGGACAGCACCACCGTACCCATCAGCAGCAGCGGAGCGAGCAGCGACCGCAGCAGCAGGCACAGGATCGCGAACACCACGAGAATCAAGACGGGGATGATCAGGGTGCGGTCCCGCGTCGAGGTCGTCTTGGTATCGAGGTCCGTGGCGGTGGTGCCGCCGACCAGTGCGTCGGCGCCGTCGATCGGATGGACGGCGTCGCGCAGTCGGACGATGGTGTCCTCGGCCGCGAGGGAGTCGGCCGGGTCGGTCAGGGTGGCTTCGATCGCCACCCGGCCGTCCACCACCAGTGGGTCCTGGCTGCCGGGCGCGGTCAGCACGGTGAGGTCGCCGACGCCGCCGACCCGGCCGGCGTCGAGTACCGCGTCGAGGGCGCCCTCGTTCGCGATGATCACGGCCGGTGAACCGGATCCGGCGTCGAAGTGGTCGCCGAGGATCTGCTGGCCCGCAACGGAATCGACGTCGAGAAGGAACGTCTCGGACTCCGCGACACCGCTGGCCTTGAACTGAGGGAGAAGGAGCGCGAAGAGCAGCAGCACGAGGCTGGACGCCACCCAGAATCGGCGCGGATGTGCGCCGATCCGCGCGGCGAGCGCGGCCCAGAACTTGTGGTCGGCGGCCTCGTCCTTCTCGGCGTGCCGTGCGTCGAAGGCGGGCCTGCTCGGCCAGTACGCCGCCCGGCCGAGGAGGACGAGCACCGCGGGGAGGTACGTCATGGACGCGACGAACGACGCCGCGATGCCGATGGCCGCGACCGGTCCGAGACCGCGATTGGAGTTGAGATCGGACAGCAGGAGGCAGAGCACACCGGCGATGACGGTGCCCGCGGAGGCGGCGACCGGCTCGAGCGTCGCCCGCCAGGCGGTCCGCATGGCAC from Rhodococcus opacus B4 encodes:
- a CDS encoding NADH:flavin oxidoreductase, encoding MTTPPDVFAPATLGPLTLRNRIIKSATFEGRTPDALVTDELIEFHRRPAAGGVGMSTVAYCAVAPEGRTERGQLWMRPDAVPGLRRLTDAIHAEGAAASAQLGHAGPVANEKSTGLPALAPSRSFNPLSMRMIRSATAADIARITTAHGTAARIAVESGFDAVEIHFGHNYFASAFLSPKLNRRTDSYGGSLENRARVVRDVARTVRDAVGGRVAILAKLNMDDGVPGGFWLDEAIQVARLLERDGSVDALELTMGSSLLNPMYLFKGDAPVREFAAAMPQPVRLGVQLVGKSMIHTYPYRDLFMLEHARQIRAAVTLPLVLLGGVTDRAGMDTAMAEGFEFVAMARALLREPDLVNRIRSEPRTQSLCIHCNKCMPTIFSGARCVLVE
- a CDS encoding SRPBCC family protein, which produces MSTSQSPTTATLSTPTDREIHVERVFNAPRDRVWAAFTKPELLAQWWGRGNRLDVERWEFERGGHWRVVEHADGDSHGFEGRFREITPEERLVYTFEWDGMPGHVIIENNTYTDLGDGRTQLSVVSQFHTPEERDGMLQSGMEGGMNESYGALDAVLAQTSW
- a CDS encoding ArsR/SmtB family transcription factor; the protein is MVQHSAFDATFAALADPTRRGILDRLGEGACTISDLAELFEMTLTGIKKHVRLLEGAGMVVTEKRGRVRYCMLGSNSLEHEVAWIRDYQRSLDGRLNRLDEFLNRTEGTS
- a CDS encoding glycosyltransferase 87 family protein, with the protein product MDTPTFPRRPAIVVALAVCATAAVVLVLGTVDPRTPEIGLLAGGADLHVYRDGGWRVLHGMPLYSGPVVLGLLYTYTPFSAIAFVPLERIPGAYVDNIWMVANLGVLAGCILLCWRILGYRTTPHLVLVTFLMTAACTFLEPVRTTLFYGQINLALMLWVLWDFSRPERSILRGVGIGLGAGIKLTPAYFVIPLLALRHWRAAAVATSVFAGTVALAWVLVPGDSRRYWTATFFDSTRIADDAHPSNQSLRGVLARLTDGQSPPWLWLLLAGGVAIVSVVVSVRLYERGERLLSVVLGGLTAAVVSPYSWSHHWVWLVPLLVYIVHRAVSGSGRWWFAWAALFASTAAWPYWWSADFAVVGLFLFPPSWPVAVLLQNIYVLVYVPVLAAAIRMVTRRTQTRPVLTSVATEPPAPDDAALLDYRESA
- a CDS encoding TA system antitoxin ParD family protein encodes the protein MKKIADKVTRFSSDLVDAASTEGERENRSARQQLEHWARVGREVSNQRHVARRRVEAALTGRVPLSELSVEEGVVFNAEISAALEESLATGNHVAERAGRGLSTVALDEQGRVVKYLPDGTQILL
- a CDS encoding zeta toxin family protein, with the translated sequence MRRLDLIVGPNGAGKTTFAEQRLAPLLPGSAFVNADLIAADRWPGSAEQHSYEAARIAATIRDTLIERGESFIAETVFSHPSKLELIDRARRAGYVVVLHVILVPVELSVARVVERVAEGGHSVPEDKIRERFKRLWPLVAEAIDRSDHATVYDNTAPDVTRIVARYVDGHEAGKITWPAWTPAELTTQPPRS
- a CDS encoding serine/threonine-protein kinase, whose protein sequence is MNDRPPSDSTVASGPPTELGQDTQLPPSATTSGAEPVFVVESGVERLVADWESSGSPAALTEYLPDTAAIRRAALIELIKVDLEYRWLRSGRPKRIADYCLDFPELLAAPLPPELVYLEYRVRRLSGVEVEPDEYLAEYPQQAAQFESLLEHDRRTLDRRTAAAELGPRDDLDVGKRLDDFDLMVELGRGAFARVFLARQRSMQRWVALKISRNIGNEPQMLAQLDHPYIVRVFDQRLLEDRQLRVLFMEYVPGGTLLDVVRLVRKTPPEQRSGKLLLDSIDRILEARGEIRPEYSSVRDDIAALSWPETVAWIGLRLADALEYARDHGVLHRDIKPANVLLGLEGIPKLADFNVSSSDSVETPGAGGFIGGSVAYMSPEQLEAVDPGSPRTASDLDTRSDIFALGVMLWELLTGARPFPDDDGTGSPPSPRALLESRCRGVDPGRSPLPEDCPAALRRVLVKSLAPDRNDRWSSGRKLTRQFALCLDPHARELVDPPPGSLRSTMWRWALPIVIAAVGIPNLLAAGYNYYYNKVLIIATLPVEAQQDLEFVHLVIGGVAFPLGAVLIVYWCRLAFTVPRGLRHGRSYSPVVLGKARAATLGLGDRAVVVSFGLWVVAGVAYPVALQLTAGGIPFRAYTQLLASLAVCGAVALAYPFFILTFYAVRCLSPILLSHGELRKSDGYRIRALGRSLPRYLAVAASVPLIGVAGLSFVGGNTGDAVNATVRVLCLGGILAFIGVYQLFRRIESDLRALERVVWLEVPGSPSRRRR
- a CDS encoding TetR/AcrR family transcriptional regulator; translated protein: MATGQRKNPSQQRSQETVARILSATGQVLRTKGYTACSTNAIAEAAGISKGSLYQYFANKDEIIEVLIDQIMEEATASLGANLEEAVAQGTFLKDAALQVQLLAVLDRYRDILASLLNDAPHLTLSAHRSVRIEERSRDLLRTYVTVNPSAIGPGVDLDALLLVLTVSYREVGLEYLRRDLRDRRNELATVLYDMTMGGLAGGAANRV
- a CDS encoding oxygenase MpaB family protein, with the protein product MTDTQSREFAPGFSDFTPPRRFDLDSEWGRRSMRTLSKFVHGDPTPTAAERELHARAVVSQDETGAALARAILVDETVTMAQFSQALSAGIGSVPDAAPPLTAFFHAVDHRPSWVDDRRLERGAAVCLRSGMTGLDLLATGSLMNGYRSAATSRQLVATGRLVGDGAGQRVAETVRWWYECVLPGGMDRDRRGWQLSVHVRLMHAFVNLTLLQDEDWDVSDWGMPINQSDQAGTLALFSTTFLVGLRSLGVWVSADEGRDVMHLWRYIGWLMGIDEHWLVDDENTGRRNMCQIGMFAPGPDENSRVLADSLQKSWATFHYPYAESLRRRLNRQRLLSIQRLFSGKKGMRELGLPIVPAWFVPLALAGNGTMHGAARLSPAVRDRVGRRSRRRVEAWLAANEK
- a CDS encoding mycothiol transferase, with product MDHSALLTDAFDRIQETVHSTLADLPADALTFRVDAKANTIAWLIWHLTRVQDDHVAGVAGTEQVWTSGGWVERFGLPFPVAAIGYGHSSDEVARVQSGAGLLREYHDAVHDRTVDYVQSIGADDLDRVVDENWDPPVTLGVRLISVVSDDLQHAGQAAFVRGIYERH
- a CDS encoding Txe/YoeB family addiction module toxin — translated: MKLVWDESAWEDYVWWQAQDRKIVKRINTLVKDIERNGNDGIGKPEPLKHGFQGYWSRRITDEHRLVYKIVDDQIRIAACRYHY